A single window of Asticcacaulis sp. AND118 DNA harbors:
- a CDS encoding error-prone DNA polymerase gives MQPPYVELQCASYFSFLQGCSSPDELFVRAQALGLEALAIADRNTLAGMVRAHVAAKATGVRLIVGCHLDLSDGSSLLVYPTDRAAYARLSRLLTVGKARGGKGRCDLTWQDVEDFNAGLIGIFIPEEADEVCAQRLRRFKTIFAERAHVALTLRRRQGDHLRLHELSNLAARVRVPTVITNDVLYHVHERDQLHDVVTCIRHNCTIDTLGDLRHRYADRYLKTPEEMYRLFPGYEGALRRSVEIADQCRFSLDELKYQYPEEKLLPGLSAIDALKKLTWEGAKRRYPEGVPQKVIDLLRHELTLIEKLNYAPYFLTVNAIVNFARSQDILCQGRGSAANSCVCFVLGITSVDPDRNDLLFERFISEERGEPPDIDVDFEHQRREEVLQWVYETYGRSHAALTAVVTRFRTRGAIRAVLKVMGYPEDTIKLISKQVTHWHRGGMTLAEAEGLGLNLNDRRLKLAIDLHLLLMNVPRHLSQHPGGFVLTHDRLDELVPIEPARMKARQVIEWDKDDIDVLAFMKVDCLGLGMMSCMKRSLDMLAEVKGIELDLATIPAEDPRTYAMIRKADTVGVFQIESRAQQAMLPRTKPRTFYDLVVQVAIVRPGPIQGGMVHPYLRRREGTEEVTYPSKELEAILSKTLGVPLFQEQAMSVVIKAAGFSPGRADMVRRAMATFKHTGGVSKFHDEIVQGMLKNGYTQDYAEQIFSQLEGFGSYGFPESHAYSFALIAYASSWMKCHHPDVFCAALLNSQPMGFYAPAQLVRNAQEHGVEVRPVCVNASRWDCTLEETHRPGRYAVRLGFRLVKGLKSADIARMILHRGDYPFTSIPDLWKRARTPVATLRQLAKADAFSPALGLNRRDALFAIRALRDDPLPLFDHLEAGAGGTAAMPEPQVSLKPMTAGAGVVEDYNHLGLTLGTHPVSFLREELRQRGLMTCADAMASKDGCRVSVGGMVLVRQKPGSANGVMFMTLEDETRDANVVVWEKVAAAHKAAVYGSSFVAINGYIQREGEVVHLIARSVFDLSPLLASIGECDTPLSVPRMPGDEFRNGGPVQDARVARAQGGGWVQKSRDFR, from the coding sequence ATGCAGCCACCTTACGTCGAGCTTCAGTGCGCGTCCTACTTCTCTTTCCTGCAGGGCTGTTCATCCCCAGATGAGCTGTTCGTGCGCGCACAGGCACTGGGTCTTGAGGCGCTGGCCATTGCGGATCGCAACACGCTCGCCGGTATGGTGCGCGCCCATGTGGCCGCCAAAGCCACGGGTGTGCGCCTGATCGTCGGCTGCCACCTTGATCTGAGCGATGGCTCTTCGCTGCTCGTCTATCCCACCGACCGGGCGGCCTATGCGCGCCTGTCACGGCTTTTGACGGTGGGCAAGGCGCGGGGCGGCAAGGGCCGGTGCGACCTCACCTGGCAGGATGTGGAGGACTTCAACGCGGGCCTGATCGGCATCTTCATTCCGGAAGAGGCCGATGAGGTCTGCGCCCAGCGCCTGCGTCGCTTCAAGACCATCTTTGCCGAACGCGCCCATGTGGCGCTGACGCTGCGCCGCCGGCAGGGGGACCATCTGCGCCTGCATGAGTTGTCGAACCTCGCGGCGAGGGTGCGCGTGCCCACCGTCATTACCAATGATGTCCTCTATCATGTCCATGAGCGCGACCAGCTACACGATGTGGTCACCTGCATCCGCCACAACTGCACCATCGACACCCTTGGGGATCTGCGCCACCGCTACGCCGATCGCTATCTCAAGACGCCGGAGGAGATGTATCGCCTGTTTCCGGGGTACGAGGGGGCATTAAGGCGCAGTGTCGAGATCGCCGATCAGTGCCGTTTCAGCCTCGACGAGCTTAAATACCAGTATCCGGAAGAGAAACTCCTGCCGGGACTGTCGGCCATCGACGCCCTCAAGAAACTGACCTGGGAAGGGGCGAAGCGGCGCTACCCGGAAGGCGTGCCGCAAAAGGTCATCGACCTTCTGCGCCATGAACTGACCCTGATCGAGAAGCTCAACTACGCGCCCTATTTTTTGACCGTCAACGCCATCGTCAACTTCGCCCGCTCGCAGGATATCCTCTGTCAGGGGCGAGGCTCGGCCGCCAATAGCTGCGTTTGTTTTGTGCTGGGCATTACGAGCGTCGATCCGGACCGCAATGATCTTCTCTTCGAGCGCTTCATCTCCGAAGAGCGGGGGGAGCCGCCCGATATCGATGTGGACTTCGAGCACCAGCGGCGTGAGGAGGTGCTGCAATGGGTCTATGAGACCTATGGCCGCTCGCACGCCGCCCTTACCGCCGTCGTCACGCGGTTCCGCACGCGCGGGGCCATCCGGGCCGTGCTCAAGGTGATGGGCTATCCCGAAGACACGATCAAGCTGATCTCCAAGCAGGTGACCCACTGGCACCGCGGCGGTATGACTTTGGCCGAGGCCGAAGGCTTAGGGCTCAATCTCAATGACCGGCGCCTGAAGCTCGCCATCGACCTGCACCTGTTGCTGATGAATGTGCCCCGGCATTTGAGCCAGCATCCGGGTGGCTTTGTCCTGACCCATGACCGGCTGGATGAGCTGGTGCCGATCGAGCCCGCACGCATGAAAGCCCGCCAAGTCATCGAATGGGACAAGGACGATATCGACGTGCTGGCCTTCATGAAGGTCGATTGCCTGGGGCTTGGCATGATGTCGTGCATGAAGCGCTCGCTCGATATGCTCGCTGAGGTCAAGGGCATAGAGCTTGATCTCGCCACCATCCCGGCCGAAGACCCGCGCACCTATGCCATGATCCGCAAGGCCGACACGGTCGGTGTCTTCCAGATCGAAAGCCGCGCCCAGCAGGCCATGCTGCCACGCACCAAACCACGGACCTTCTATGATCTTGTGGTGCAGGTCGCCATTGTCCGCCCCGGCCCCATCCAGGGCGGCATGGTCCATCCCTACCTGCGACGCCGAGAAGGCACGGAAGAGGTCACCTATCCCTCAAAAGAACTGGAGGCCATCCTCTCCAAAACCCTGGGCGTGCCTTTGTTTCAGGAGCAGGCCATGTCGGTTGTCATCAAGGCGGCCGGCTTTTCGCCTGGGCGCGCAGATATGGTCCGTCGCGCCATGGCCACCTTCAAACACACTGGCGGCGTCTCAAAATTCCATGACGAGATCGTGCAGGGGATGCTTAAAAACGGCTACACGCAGGACTATGCCGAGCAGATCTTCAGCCAGCTCGAAGGGTTTGGTTCCTATGGGTTTCCGGAGTCGCACGCCTATTCCTTCGCCCTGATCGCCTATGCCTCCTCCTGGATGAAATGCCATCACCCGGATGTCTTCTGTGCCGCGCTCCTCAACTCCCAGCCCATGGGCTTTTACGCCCCGGCGCAGCTGGTGCGCAACGCTCAGGAACACGGCGTGGAGGTCCGTCCGGTCTGCGTCAACGCCTCGCGCTGGGACTGTACGCTGGAAGAAACACACCGACCGGGACGCTATGCCGTACGTCTGGGCTTCCGGCTCGTCAAAGGGCTCAAAAGCGCGGACATCGCCAGGATGATCCTGCATCGCGGAGATTACCCCTTCACATCCATCCCCGATCTGTGGAAGCGGGCGCGCACGCCGGTGGCGACGCTGCGGCAACTGGCTAAGGCCGATGCCTTCTCTCCCGCTCTCGGTCTCAACCGCCGGGACGCGCTGTTTGCCATCCGCGCCCTGCGTGATGATCCTCTACCCCTGTTCGATCATCTGGAGGCGGGGGCAGGGGGGACCGCCGCAATGCCCGAACCGCAGGTGAGCCTCAAACCGATGACGGCCGGGGCCGGGGTGGTCGAAGATTATAATCATCTCGGCCTGACGCTTGGGACGCATCCGGTCTCGTTCCTGCGCGAAGAGTTGCGTCAACGCGGCCTGATGACCTGCGCGGACGCTATGGCCTCAAAAGATGGGTGCCGCGTCAGCGTGGGCGGCATGGTGCTCGTCCGTCAGAAGCCGGGCTCGGCCAATGGCGTGATGTTCATGACGCTCGAGGATGAGACCCGTGACGCCAATGTGGTGGTCTGGGAGAAGGTCGCTGCCGCCCACAAGGCCGCCGTCTATGGCTCGTCGTTTGTGGCCATCAACGGCTACATCCAGCGCGAAGGCGAGGTGGTCCACCTGATCGCGCGATCCGTCTTTGATCTCTCGCCGCTTCTGGCCAGTATCGGTGAGTGCGACACGCCCCTCAGCGTGCCCCGTATGCCCGGAGATGAGTTCCGCAATGGTGGGCCCGTACAGGATGCGCGAGTGGCCAGAGCGCAGGGCGGTGGCTGGGTGCAGAAGAGTAGGGATTTTAGGTGA
- a CDS encoding S8 family peptidase yields MPSEYDLPHFDISDRLTHNTYKARTNSRGGGSAPRIREDHGQALIDQLQVAFTSAQAQVLPIDGLTRAAGAYYEVDLQKGAPPSKLERKRDHIQSGATKVQPETYDTTTVVFIPDEAVPVLRAIFEDYRSGPLRESDAPPNKSYVEPINAIRRARLEAFWTDPLSLLPVRPSSVWWEVWCHKGLETEVSNTFTRLECRLAAEDQWLQFPDLTVLFVFARRVDIEMALIATNGIAELRRGTDTPHFFVAEQADNQHAWVDDYAARVRWPGLNVPRVCVLDKGVNRAHALLEPALSVADLLTVDANWVPTDSIEEPHGTEMAGLALHGDLFAVLQDQRELRLTHRLESVRILPADGFPPNDLTKLGSITQSAVSLAEIQNPAQRRVFCLAVTNEDISGERATTWSAIIDRTAAGLMAGDDETAPKRLFFISAGNRPAHIEASRYLPLDQYPIEDPAQAWNAITVGGYTEKTVIAEPSLRDFVAHADAGGVSPFSRNSMSWRQSKTPIKPEIVMEAGNRAQSADGRTLVNCPSLELLTTGSEVDRAPLVNFAATSAATALASRMAARLQADHPDYWPETIRALMVHSAQWTPAMEQLLNDNPAQRDRLKLVRQFGYGVPNYERARSSATNDLAIIVQQDIQPYGRRESGGVGFHDCHYFDLPWPKALLESRALADQIFELKVTLSYFVAPNPGRAAAVDPQRYQSYGLRFDLKRPGESVRAFKHRVNDDEPAPLGRITTADTGWVLGANSIAAGSLHCDVWRGSGARLAARDMICVKPVSGWWKERRTESVFAQRARYALVATLSAPSQDIDLYTPILTSILQPVQIDIPTR; encoded by the coding sequence ATGCCGTCTGAGTACGATTTGCCTCACTTCGATATCTCGGACCGGCTGACACACAACACCTACAAGGCGCGAACAAACAGTCGCGGCGGCGGCAGCGCCCCTCGTATCAGAGAGGACCATGGCCAGGCCCTGATCGATCAGTTGCAGGTCGCTTTCACGAGTGCACAGGCGCAAGTGCTACCCATCGACGGCCTGACCCGCGCAGCAGGTGCCTATTACGAGGTCGACCTGCAAAAGGGAGCGCCCCCTTCCAAACTGGAACGAAAGCGCGATCATATTCAAAGCGGTGCGACCAAGGTCCAACCGGAAACTTACGACACGACTACCGTCGTCTTCATACCAGATGAGGCCGTACCGGTGCTGAGGGCCATATTTGAAGATTATCGGTCCGGCCCACTGCGTGAAAGCGACGCCCCGCCGAACAAATCCTATGTCGAGCCGATAAACGCCATTCGCCGGGCGCGCCTGGAAGCCTTCTGGACTGACCCGCTCTCGCTACTGCCCGTTCGTCCTTCCTCTGTCTGGTGGGAGGTCTGGTGTCACAAGGGTCTGGAAACCGAGGTGTCCAATACCTTCACTCGTCTTGAATGCCGCCTTGCGGCCGAAGACCAATGGCTCCAGTTTCCCGACCTCACCGTCCTGTTCGTATTTGCCCGTCGCGTCGACATCGAGATGGCGCTCATTGCGACCAATGGCATCGCGGAGCTGCGGCGCGGAACGGATACCCCGCATTTCTTCGTCGCCGAACAGGCCGACAACCAGCACGCCTGGGTCGATGACTACGCGGCCCGCGTCAGATGGCCTGGCCTGAACGTTCCCCGCGTCTGCGTGCTGGACAAGGGAGTGAACCGGGCACATGCGTTGCTTGAACCGGCTCTGTCCGTGGCCGATCTCTTGACAGTCGACGCGAACTGGGTACCCACCGACAGTATCGAAGAGCCGCACGGCACGGAAATGGCCGGCCTCGCGCTCCACGGAGATCTGTTCGCGGTCCTACAGGATCAACGCGAGCTCCGGCTTACGCATAGGCTGGAATCGGTACGCATACTCCCCGCAGACGGTTTTCCGCCTAACGACCTGACAAAACTGGGTTCCATCACCCAGTCAGCCGTATCCCTTGCAGAAATTCAGAACCCGGCACAACGGCGCGTCTTCTGTCTGGCGGTCACCAACGAAGATATATCCGGTGAACGCGCGACCACATGGAGCGCAATCATTGACCGTACGGCAGCCGGCCTCATGGCCGGCGACGACGAAACCGCACCCAAGCGCCTATTTTTCATTTCAGCCGGTAACCGTCCGGCCCATATAGAAGCCTCCCGCTACCTGCCTTTGGACCAATACCCCATCGAGGACCCGGCCCAGGCCTGGAACGCCATCACCGTGGGCGGCTATACCGAGAAGACCGTGATCGCCGAACCGAGCTTGCGGGATTTCGTGGCACACGCCGACGCGGGCGGCGTCAGTCCGTTCTCGCGAAACTCCATGAGCTGGCGCCAGAGCAAGACCCCTATCAAACCCGAGATCGTCATGGAGGCGGGCAACCGCGCCCAGTCGGCAGACGGGCGCACCCTCGTGAATTGTCCATCGCTTGAGCTTTTGACGACAGGCAGTGAAGTCGATCGCGCACCCTTGGTCAATTTTGCGGCGACCAGTGCGGCCACCGCGCTTGCCTCTCGTATGGCGGCCCGCCTACAGGCCGATCACCCTGATTACTGGCCGGAAACCATTCGCGCCCTAATGGTGCACAGTGCGCAATGGACGCCCGCCATGGAACAGTTGCTCAACGACAATCCTGCCCAGAGGGACCGGTTGAAGCTGGTGCGCCAGTTTGGGTACGGCGTGCCCAATTATGAACGCGCCCGATCCTCGGCGACCAACGACCTGGCGATTATCGTCCAGCAGGACATACAGCCCTATGGGCGGCGTGAGAGCGGTGGCGTTGGGTTCCACGATTGCCACTATTTTGACCTGCCCTGGCCGAAGGCCCTTCTTGAATCACGGGCCCTTGCTGATCAGATTTTCGAGCTTAAGGTAACCCTCTCCTATTTCGTCGCCCCTAATCCGGGGCGCGCCGCTGCCGTCGATCCTCAGCGCTATCAAAGCTATGGCTTGCGCTTCGACCTCAAACGACCGGGCGAAAGCGTCCGCGCCTTCAAGCATCGCGTTAATGATGACGAGCCCGCTCCCCTCGGACGGATCACGACGGCAGATACCGGTTGGGTGCTCGGTGCCAATAGCATCGCCGCCGGATCTCTCCACTGCGACGTGTGGCGCGGCTCGGGTGCCCGTCTCGCCGCCCGGGATATGATTTGCGTCAAACCCGTCTCCGGCTGGTGGAAGGAGCGGCGGACGGAGAGTGTCTTTGCCCAGAGGGCACGGTATGCCCTCGTCGCGACCTTGTCGGCCCCTTCTCAGGATATCGACCTCTATACCCCGATCCTGACGTCCATCCTGCAGCCCGTTCAAATCGACATTCCGACACGCTGA
- a CDS encoding AAA family ATPase, whose translation MSSAKQILALLQSHAEGDQEQFYSIALQVAAAEARQGHRSTADALRSAVESAQAATPKGPVAIQFSKPRGELEGLISHRDARYGLKDVVVDARLRTSLDELVQEQHRRNWLREHGRVPNRRILFVGPPGSGKTMTAEAVAGQLGLPLFIIRLETLITRFMGETAAKLRLIFDEVSKRRGVYLFDEFDAVGGRRDASNDVAEMRRVLNSFLQYMEEEASTDSVIIGATNHPELLDKALLRRFDAVLAFGLPTQDEVKKIVQSAVRPFKIKAIAWTKVLDASAGLSQAEIAKAAGDAVKFAILNERDSITSDQLVQRLQARRDMQEAFTHRTAG comes from the coding sequence GTGTCGAGCGCCAAGCAAATCCTTGCTCTGTTGCAGAGCCACGCCGAAGGCGATCAGGAGCAGTTTTACTCCATCGCCCTTCAGGTGGCTGCCGCAGAAGCGCGCCAGGGCCATCGGTCAACCGCCGACGCGTTGCGAAGCGCGGTCGAGTCTGCCCAGGCGGCAACGCCCAAAGGACCGGTCGCCATTCAGTTCTCCAAGCCACGGGGCGAACTAGAAGGCCTGATCTCGCATCGCGACGCGCGATACGGCCTGAAAGACGTCGTGGTAGACGCCCGGCTACGGACCAGCCTGGATGAACTGGTACAGGAGCAGCACCGCCGCAACTGGTTACGTGAACATGGCCGCGTGCCCAATCGCCGCATTCTGTTTGTCGGTCCGCCCGGTTCGGGCAAAACCATGACCGCGGAAGCCGTGGCCGGTCAACTAGGCTTGCCGCTCTTCATCATCCGCCTGGAGACGTTGATTACCCGCTTCATGGGGGAGACCGCCGCGAAACTTCGTCTCATCTTCGACGAGGTCTCAAAACGGCGCGGGGTGTACCTCTTCGACGAGTTCGACGCCGTCGGCGGACGGCGCGACGCCTCCAACGATGTCGCCGAGATGCGACGCGTCCTGAATTCTTTCCTGCAGTATATGGAGGAGGAGGCGTCGACCGACAGCGTGATCATCGGCGCCACGAATCACCCGGAGCTTTTGGACAAGGCGCTGTTAAGACGCTTCGACGCAGTTCTCGCATTCGGCCTGCCCACCCAGGACGAGGTCAAAAAGATCGTTCAAAGCGCGGTTCGCCCCTTTAAAATCAAGGCTATCGCCTGGACAAAGGTCCTCGACGCCTCCGCGGGTCTCAGTCAGGCTGAAATCGCCAAGGCAGCAGGCGACGCGGTTAAATTTGCCATTCTCAACGAACGCGATAGTATCACCTCCGATCAGCTCGTTCAGCGTCTACAAGCCCGCCGAGACATGCAGGAGGCGTTTACGCACAGGACAGCGGGCTAA
- a CDS encoding IS110 family transposase translates to MDTNIPELASIGIDIGKDVFHLVGFSTDGQIVLRRKIKRLALTETFKKLPPCIVGMEACLSAHFVSRTLRQLGHEPRIIPAIYVKPFLKGQKNDYNDAEAIAEAALRPNLSTVSEKTQDQLDLQACHRVRSRLVSRRTATINQIRAFLIEQGITVRVGVRALRDSLFDILNNRADEISPRMSQLIVGLYEDWLWLDERIETLSGEIEEISRNEANCRRLMSVPGVGPLISTAVVAAIGTGEAFERGRDFGAWLGLVPKQFSTGGRSILGRISKRGSRYLRTLFVQAANVLLMRPQNWPKYSFGDWLTSAATRMHRNKLAAALANKLARISWSVLSTGKAFDTHRTEIEAV, encoded by the coding sequence ATGGATACGAACATTCCTGAGTTAGCGTCGATAGGCATAGATATCGGCAAGGACGTGTTTCACCTTGTCGGATTTAGTACAGATGGTCAGATCGTTCTTCGCCGTAAAATCAAACGGCTGGCTCTGACAGAGACATTTAAAAAGCTGCCGCCGTGTATCGTCGGCATGGAGGCCTGCCTCAGCGCGCATTTTGTCAGTCGCACCCTTCGACAGCTCGGCCACGAACCGCGCATCATCCCCGCTATTTACGTAAAGCCGTTTCTGAAGGGGCAGAAGAACGACTACAATGATGCCGAGGCTATAGCCGAGGCGGCTCTGCGGCCGAACCTGTCGACAGTGAGTGAGAAGACCCAGGATCAATTGGATCTTCAGGCCTGCCATCGCGTTCGCTCGCGGCTGGTGTCGCGGCGCACAGCGACGATCAATCAGATCCGTGCCTTCCTAATCGAGCAGGGCATCACGGTCAGGGTCGGTGTGCGTGCCTTACGTGACTCGCTCTTCGACATCTTGAACAACCGCGCAGATGAGATTTCGCCGCGTATGAGCCAACTCATCGTTGGCCTTTATGAAGACTGGTTGTGGCTCGATGAACGCATCGAGACCCTCAGCGGCGAGATCGAAGAAATCAGCCGGAATGAAGCCAACTGCCGTCGCCTGATGAGTGTGCCGGGCGTCGGGCCCCTGATCTCCACGGCGGTTGTTGCCGCCATTGGCACAGGTGAAGCCTTTGAACGTGGTCGCGACTTCGGTGCCTGGCTGGGGTTGGTACCCAAGCAGTTCAGCACGGGTGGCCGCTCTATTCTCGGGCGCATCTCAAAACGCGGAAGCCGATACCTTCGAACCTTGTTCGTACAGGCCGCCAATGTCCTCTTGATGAGGCCTCAAAATTGGCCGAAGTACAGCTTCGGAGACTGGCTCACCAGCGCCGCCACGCGGATGCACCGAAACAAGCTCGCCGCCGCCCTCGCCAACAAGCTGGCTCGGATCAGCTGGAGCGTATTGAGTACAGGAAAGGCTTTCGATACCCACAGAACCGAGATCGAGGCCGTATAG
- a CDS encoding ribonucleoside-diphosphate reductase subunit alpha yields MRKKEAPEFRLVKSVVTDPRLDAKLTNFGKKTLDDRYLLPGETYQDMFARVATAYSDDSEHAQRIYTYMANLWFMPATPILSNGGAKRGLPISCFLNSVPDSLEGIVSVWNENVALASNGGGIGTYWGGVRSIGERVRAGGQTAGIIPFVRVMDSLTLAISQGNLRRGSAAVYIDIHHPEIEEFLEIRKPSGDFNRKSLNLHHGISITDEFMLAVRDGSPFGLRSPKSGEIMRLIDARALWQKILEIRMQTGEPYLIFADTVNRSMAPHQRELGLKVKQSNLCAEIMLHTGKDHLGHERTAVCCLSSVNAETFLEWRDEPRFIEDIMRFLDNVLEDFIQSAPDAMSAAVYSAQRERSVGLGLMGFHSFLQSQGVAFESAMAKSWNMRLFKHLRREADKASVKLAQERGPCLDAEERGVMERFSHKLAIAPTASISIICGGTSAGIEPIPANIYTHKTLSGSFAVKNPFLQNLLAEKGLDTPETWDSIVEHEGSVQHIDALSEDEKAIFKTAFEIDQRWVVELAADRAPEICQSQSLNIFLPGDVDKWDLHMLHWTAWEQGVKSLYYLRSKSVQRAAFAGSEGRGRISTLGVGKTDYQECLTCQ; encoded by the coding sequence GTGAGAAAGAAGGAGGCTCCGGAATTCAGATTGGTCAAATCTGTGGTTACGGATCCGCGTCTTGACGCCAAACTGACCAATTTTGGCAAAAAGACGCTCGATGACCGCTATCTTCTGCCGGGTGAGACTTATCAGGACATGTTCGCCCGCGTTGCGACGGCCTATTCCGATGACTCCGAGCACGCCCAGCGAATATACACCTACATGGCCAATCTGTGGTTCATGCCGGCTACGCCTATCCTGTCGAACGGAGGCGCCAAGCGCGGCCTGCCCATCTCCTGCTTCCTCAACTCGGTGCCCGACTCGCTCGAAGGCATCGTCAGCGTGTGGAATGAGAACGTGGCGCTGGCCTCGAACGGCGGTGGCATCGGCACCTATTGGGGCGGCGTGCGCTCCATCGGGGAGCGGGTTAGGGCCGGGGGGCAGACGGCAGGTATTATTCCATTTGTTCGGGTAATGGACTCGCTGACGCTGGCCATCTCCCAAGGTAATCTGCGGCGTGGTTCGGCTGCCGTCTATATCGACATCCATCACCCGGAAATCGAAGAATTCCTCGAAATCCGCAAGCCGTCGGGCGACTTCAACCGCAAGTCTCTCAATCTCCATCACGGTATCTCGATTACTGACGAGTTCATGTTGGCAGTGCGAGATGGTAGCCCGTTCGGACTACGCTCGCCCAAATCCGGCGAGATCATGCGGTTGATCGACGCGCGCGCCCTGTGGCAGAAGATCCTCGAAATCCGCATGCAGACGGGTGAACCCTATCTGATCTTCGCCGACACGGTGAACCGGTCCATGGCCCCGCACCAGCGTGAGTTGGGCCTTAAGGTCAAGCAATCGAACCTGTGCGCCGAAATCATGCTGCACACGGGTAAGGACCATCTGGGGCATGAGCGCACAGCCGTGTGCTGCCTGTCCTCGGTCAATGCCGAAACCTTCCTCGAATGGCGCGACGAACCGCGCTTCATCGAAGACATCATGCGCTTCCTCGACAACGTGCTGGAAGACTTCATCCAGTCGGCCCCGGACGCCATGTCGGCGGCCGTCTATTCGGCGCAGCGCGAACGCTCGGTCGGCCTCGGCCTGATGGGCTTCCACTCCTTCCTGCAATCGCAGGGCGTGGCCTTCGAATCGGCCATGGCCAAGTCGTGGAACATGCGCCTGTTCAAGCACCTGCGCCGCGAAGCCGACAAGGCCTCGGTCAAGCTGGCTCAGGAGCGCGGGCCCTGCCTCGACGCCGAAGAACGCGGCGTGATGGAACGCTTCTCGCACAAGCTGGCCATCGCCCCCACCGCCTCGATCTCGATCATCTGCGGCGGCACCTCGGCAGGTATCGAGCCGATCCCGGCCAATATCTATACGCACAAAACCCTGTCGGGCTCGTTTGCAGTGAAAAACCCCTTCCTGCAAAACCTGCTGGCCGAAAAGGGTCTCGATACGCCGGAAACCTGGGACTCCATCGTCGAACACGAAGGCTCGGTGCAGCACATCGACGCTCTCAGCGAAGACGAAAAGGCCATCTTCAAGACCGCCTTCGAAATCGACCAGCGCTGGGTGGTGGAACTGGCCGCCGACCGTGCGCCGGAAATCTGCCAGTCGCAATCGCTCAACATCTTCCTGCCGGGTGATGTCGATAAGTGGGACCTGCACATGCTGCACTGGACGGCGTGGGAACAGGGCGTCAAGTCGCTCTACTATCTGCGTTCCAAATCGGTGCAGCGCGCCGCGTTTGCTGGCTCGGAAGGCAGGGGCAGGATATCGACGTTGGGGGTAGGCAAGACCGATTATCAGGAGTGCTTGACCTGTCAATAG
- a CDS encoding transcriptional regulator domain-containing protein produces the protein MAGTDRVGWAWAWLKRNPDYQKGLQGQDSGPVRSGPGDVRVIRGRMAADAARWGVSFRR, from the coding sequence ATGGCGGGGACGGATAGGGTTGGCTGGGCTTGGGCTTGGCTCAAGCGGAACCCAGATTACCAAAAGGGCTTGCAGGGGCAGGACAGCGGACCGGTACGATCGGGACCCGGCGACGTAAGGGTCATTAGAGGACGCATGGCCGCCGATGCAGCTCGTTGGGGGGTATCCTTTCGTCGGTGA
- a CDS encoding DNA -binding domain-containing protein, protein MQLVGGYPFVGERYGQELHEKVFWRPDWDKSVLLVRTLPAFTTENAFDLHMYGKLATVLVMEEGFEVVLLTDGVHHLQLFILEGTVLKGPVYLRYALSGFKHLETRILSLRRLVGLHQQGRFLPKLYRIDTKAERWVAAARAHDAWRAGLSQRDIAIMLYGETARDDWVNGSDFMRLRVRRLLSYAKQMIDGSYRGLLD, encoded by the coding sequence ATGCAGCTCGTTGGGGGGTATCCTTTCGTCGGTGAGCGCTACGGTCAGGAGCTACACGAGAAAGTCTTCTGGCGACCCGACTGGGACAAATCTGTCCTACTTGTCCGCACGTTACCAGCGTTCACCACTGAGAACGCGTTTGACCTCCACATGTATGGGAAGCTGGCGACAGTGCTTGTCATGGAGGAAGGGTTCGAGGTCGTCTTGTTGACTGACGGGGTCCACCATCTCCAGCTTTTCATTCTTGAAGGTACGGTTCTAAAAGGACCCGTCTATCTTCGTTATGCTCTTTCCGGCTTTAAACACCTAGAGACCCGTATTCTGAGCCTTCGAAGATTGGTTGGGTTACACCAGCAAGGGCGCTTCCTCCCTAAGCTTTACCGAATTGATACGAAGGCTGAACGATGGGTAGCCGCCGCACGCGCTCATGACGCATGGCGAGCAGGATTGAGCCAACGAGACATCGCAATAATGCTCTACGGGGAGACGGCTCGCGACGACTGGGTAAACGGTTCTGACTTTATGCGCTTAAGAGTTCGCAGGCTGCTCAGCTACGCAAAACAGATGATTGATGGTTCCTATCGCGGGCTCTTAGACTGA
- a CDS encoding helix-turn-helix domain-containing protein — MDSFGTTLKDRAKALGLSNATVAERAGLDARRYGHYVTGRNEPDLATLVRIARVLKTTPNLLLKFETEERSAKVEALLAAARELNDTQLEMLIDFAEATVRKK, encoded by the coding sequence ATGGATAGCTTTGGAACGACATTGAAGGATCGCGCGAAAGCGCTTGGACTTTCTAACGCGACAGTTGCAGAGAGAGCAGGCTTAGACGCTCGGAGATATGGCCATTATGTCACTGGGAGAAACGAACCAGATCTGGCAACGTTGGTCAGGATAGCACGTGTTTTAAAGACGACTCCGAACTTGCTGTTGAAATTTGAGACTGAGGAGCGGTCAGCCAAAGTCGAAGCCCTCCTCGCTGCGGCCCGCGAGCTAAACGATACGCAACTGGAAATGTTGATTGATTTTGCTGAAGCCACGGTCAGAAAAAAATGA